TGTCAAGTACGATCTGGTCTTATTTCAACGCAGTGTTCTATCCTGATGCAGTCGAATCTGAATATTCATACTCTGGAAACTTTGGTAAATATCATAATCCGGAAGTAGAGACATTGTTGGACGAACTCAACAGAACCCAGTCAACCGATGAAGCAAAGATGAAAAAACTCATCGCACAAATCTCTGAAATACTGTTGAAAGATCTCCCATTTATACCTTTGTGGTACAACGGTGCATGGTTCCAAGCCTCAGGTGATGTTTGGAGTAACTGGCCCGATGTTAACAATCCTTATGCTTGGCCAATCGGTTGGGGTGGCCACTGGCAACTTGGAGGCGTCAAAGTCTTATTCAATATCAAAGCCAAATGAGTTTTGCCCCGCCCACAAGGGCGGGGTTTGTTGAGGTGATATTTCTGAAAAGATATCTTTTGAAAAAATTACTGATCTATATTCTAACGTTCTTTTTTGCTGCGACCATTAACTGGGCTATACCGAGATTCATGCCAGGTAACCCGATACATTTTTTGATATCAAGATTCGCAACTCTCCCTGAATCTGCAAAGGTATTGCAGAGTTATTTCACTCAAGCTTTTGGTTTAGATAGGCCGTTGATAGAACAATACATAAATTTCTGGAAGGCATTCTCGAAAGGTGATTTGGGAATAAGTATATATCTTTATCCGCAACCAGTTTTAAAAGTAATACTCAGATCACTCCCATACACGATTCTGTTGCTTCTTCCAGCGATTATTGTGAGCTTTATAATAGGTAATAAATTTGGTGCCTTTGTTGCCAGAAAAAAACGTCTGGATAATATTGCACTACCGATTTTCTATACACTAACGGCTGCACCTTATTTCTGGTTTGGTATATTGCTTGCTTGGTTGTTCGGTGTCGTACTCAAAATATTTCCCATAGCAGGTGCATACAGTTTTGCAATGACACCATCGTTTAGTTGGCGTTTTGTATCGAATTATCTTTATCACTGGATTCTTCCATTCAGTAGTTTGGTTTTGGTAATGCTTGGTGGATGGGCAATAGGCATGAGAAATATGATCATCTATGAACTTGAGGCTAATTATTCAAGATACATGGAAGCCTTAGGTGCATCTTCAAAGCTAATAAGACGCTATGCATATAGAAATGCAATACTGCCACAAGTCACAGGTCTTGCAATACAACTTGGTACCGCC
The DNA window shown above is from Thermotoga profunda AZM34c06 and carries:
- a CDS encoding ABC transporter permease; this encodes MKRYLLKKLLIYILTFFFAATINWAIPRFMPGNPIHFLISRFATLPESAKVLQSYFTQAFGLDRPLIEQYINFWKAFSKGDLGISIYLYPQPVLKVILRSLPYTILLLLPAIIVSFIIGNKFGAFVARKKRLDNIALPIFYTLTAAPYFWFGILLAWLFGVVLKIFPIAGAYSFAMTPSFSWRFVSNYLYHWILPFSSLVLVMLGGWAIGMRNMIIYELEANYSRYMEALGASSKLIRRYAYRNAILPQVTGLAIQLGTAVAGTLTTEIVFSYPGIGYILMQGILNQDYFLIQGCFLFIILGVLIANFIVDILYLIIDPRIRKSYTGEV